One Polypterus senegalus isolate Bchr_013 chromosome 10, ASM1683550v1, whole genome shotgun sequence DNA segment encodes these proteins:
- the LOC120537594 gene encoding mast cell protease 1A-like — MPYKKEAMDGLQWTAVMALCLGLAGASEVQIIDGREATPHSRPYMAYLSIEMEDGNGACGGFLIKPDFILTAAHCNGESITVVLGAHDMSKRETSWQLIQAEKMIPHPDFNSNSLVNDIMLLKLARKAKLKKKVKLVGIPEADDDVQHGDLCSVAGWGNTVTDGNGSNMLREVNVTIIYWDTCKKSWDAMIPEKTICAGGYKTTKGFCQGDSGGPLICNNKAMGIVSFNSIRGCEYPNLPNVYTSVAAYRDWINSVLQQHSHTPL; from the exons GAGCTTCTGAGGTCCAGATAATTGATGGACGTGAGGCCACACCGCACAGTCGACCCTACATGGCCTACCTGAGCATTGAGATGGAAGATGGCAATGGTGCATGTGGAGGATTTCTTATTAAGCCAGATTTCATCTTGACGGCAGCACACTGCAATGGCGA GTCCATTACTGTGGTTCTTGGAGCTCACGACATGTCCAAAAGGGAGACCTCATGGCAATTAATCCAAGCAGAAAAGATGATTCCTCACCCCGACTTCAACTCCAACAGCCTGGTAAACGACATCATGCTGCTGAAG CTGGCACGCAAAGCCAAGCTTAAGAAGAAAGTGAAGCTTGTGGGAATTCCAGAGGCTGATGATGATGTCCAGCATGGTGACCTCTGTTCGGTGGCAGGTTGGGGAAACACAGTGACTGATGGAAATGGCAGCAACATGTTGAGAGAAGTGAACGTCACCATCATTTATTGGGATACGTGcaaaaaatcctgggatgcaATGATTCCTGAGAAGACCATCTGTGCCGGTGGTTACAAAACAACCAAGGGATTCTGTCAG GGAGACTCCGGTGGTCCACTGATATGCAACAACAAAGCCATGGGGATTGTGTCTTTCAACAGCATACGAGGGTGCGAGTATCCAAACCTTCCCAACGTGTACACCAGTGTGGCGGCTTACCGGGACTGGATCAACAGCGTTCTGCAACAGCACTCGCACACCCCTCTGTAA